In Micromonospora purpureochromogenes, a single window of DNA contains:
- a CDS encoding winged helix-turn-helix domain-containing protein, whose amino-acid sequence MADDPSSQEAPMSVVAITSRPHPPGRSDRPGPPRPRPAPTLTITLDLAAAPLTPRLARLVDLLGELAEAGEGVVRLAEPVPVRAVPAVPAPAPADQHPDTLRILAGSRVVRQGDREIPLTRIEFDLLLFLAEHPHRVFTRLQLLGSVWGYEHAVARTVDVHVRRLRAKLGADTPLVTTVYGVGYRLADETRVRVDRFR is encoded by the coding sequence GTGGCGGACGACCCGTCATCTCAGGAGGCACCGATGTCCGTCGTCGCCATCACCTCGCGCCCGCACCCGCCGGGCCGCTCCGACCGGCCCGGGCCGCCCCGGCCCCGGCCCGCCCCGACGCTGACCATCACCCTGGACCTGGCCGCCGCGCCGCTGACGCCCCGGCTGGCCCGCCTGGTCGACCTGCTCGGCGAGCTGGCCGAGGCGGGGGAGGGCGTGGTCCGGCTGGCCGAACCGGTGCCGGTACGGGCGGTCCCGGCCGTGCCCGCGCCGGCCCCCGCCGACCAGCACCCCGACACGCTGCGGATCCTGGCCGGCTCCCGGGTGGTCCGGCAGGGCGACCGGGAGATCCCGCTCACCCGGATCGAGTTCGACCTGCTGCTCTTCCTCGCCGAGCACCCGCACCGGGTCTTCACCCGGCTTCAGCTGCTGGGCAGCGTCTGGGGCTACGAGCACGCCGTGGCCCGTACCGTGGACGTGCACGTGCGCCGGCTGCGCGCCAAGCTCGGCGCGGACACCCCGCTGGTGACCACCGTGTACGGCGTCGGCTACCGGCTGGCCGACGAGACCCGGGTCCGGGTCGACCGGTTCCGCTGA
- a CDS encoding rhodanese-like domain-containing protein, protein MPQQHHPSTDSPPVPPPGSRGIDEILAAARARLRRLDPEAAHLAYRAGALLVDIRPAAQRAAHGTVPGALAIERNVLEWRLDPRCPARLPHAVGYDLPVVVICQEGYTSSLAAAALQDLGLHRATDVVGGFVAWRIAGLPALGPTPPAGSPATAPPVTAGRAPR, encoded by the coding sequence ATGCCGCAGCAGCACCACCCGAGTACCGACAGCCCGCCGGTGCCACCACCGGGATCCCGGGGCATCGACGAGATCCTCGCCGCCGCCCGCGCCCGGCTGCGCCGGCTCGACCCCGAGGCGGCGCACCTGGCGTACCGTGCCGGGGCCCTGCTGGTCGACATCCGGCCGGCCGCCCAGCGGGCCGCGCACGGCACCGTGCCGGGCGCGCTGGCCATCGAGCGCAACGTGTTGGAGTGGCGGCTCGACCCGCGCTGCCCGGCCCGGCTGCCCCACGCGGTCGGCTACGACCTGCCGGTCGTCGTGATCTGTCAGGAGGGCTACACGTCCTCACTGGCCGCCGCCGCGTTGCAGGACCTCGGCCTGCACCGGGCCACCGACGTGGTCGGCGGCTTCGTCGCCTGGCGCATCGCCGGCCTGCCCGCGCTCGGCCCGACCCCGCCGGCCGGCTCCCCGGCCACCGCGCCCCCGGTGACCGCCGGCCGGGCGCCGCGCTGA